In Nitrosophilus alvini, the following are encoded in one genomic region:
- the serS gene encoding serine--tRNA ligase: MLDLKLLEKNFEEVASRLKTKKVDENLLKKLKDLFKKYKEKKQHMEHLRAEQNKMSKLFGEYKREGKDISELKAKVDENKKLISQAQEEVREIENKLITLTMQIPNIPDPDVPIGEDEDDNVEIKRVLEPKKFDFKPKEHWELGENLDWIDFERGVKLAKSRFSVLKKEAAKIERALINYMLDFNAKRGFEEVCVPFLANRDTLTGTGQLPKFEDDLFKIENEDLYLIPTAEVPLTNLFRDEIIQDLSKPLKLTAYTPCFRKEAGSGGRDVRGMIRQHQFDKVEMVAITKPEESDKVFEEMVACASDLLTSLGLPHRLVMLCTGDLGFSAAKTIDLEVWLPGQGKYREISSVSNTRDFQARRAKIRYKEGKKNLLVHTLNGSSLAVGRTLIAIMENYQTKEGHIEIPKVLRKYL; the protein is encoded by the coding sequence ATGCTTGATCTGAAACTTTTGGAAAAAAATTTTGAAGAGGTGGCTTCAAGACTGAAAACAAAAAAAGTGGATGAAAACCTTCTAAAAAAGTTGAAAGATCTTTTCAAAAAATATAAAGAAAAAAAACAGCACATGGAACATCTAAGAGCCGAACAGAACAAAATGAGCAAGCTTTTCGGCGAATATAAAAGAGAAGGAAAAGATATAAGTGAGCTTAAAGCTAAAGTGGACGAGAACAAAAAACTCATATCACAAGCACAGGAAGAGGTAAGAGAGATAGAAAACAAACTTATAACACTTACAATGCAAATTCCTAACATTCCCGATCCGGATGTGCCGATTGGCGAAGATGAAGATGACAATGTGGAGATAAAAAGAGTCCTTGAGCCTAAAAAGTTTGATTTCAAACCGAAAGAACACTGGGAACTGGGAGAAAATCTAGACTGGATAGATTTTGAAAGGGGGGTCAAACTTGCAAAGAGCCGATTCAGTGTTTTAAAAAAAGAGGCTGCGAAAATTGAACGTGCCCTCATTAACTATATGCTCGATTTCAACGCTAAAAGAGGATTTGAAGAGGTGTGCGTACCGTTTCTTGCAAACAGAGATACACTCACAGGCACCGGACAGCTTCCCAAATTTGAAGATGATCTTTTTAAAATAGAAAATGAGGATCTGTATCTCATACCTACTGCAGAAGTCCCTCTTACAAACCTTTTCAGAGATGAAATAATACAAGATCTCAGTAAACCTCTGAAACTTACAGCCTACACTCCCTGTTTCAGAAAAGAGGCAGGAAGCGGAGGAAGAGACGTAAGAGGCATGATAAGACAGCATCAGTTCGACAAGGTGGAAATGGTAGCCATCACAAAACCAGAAGAGAGCGACAAAGTCTTCGAAGAGATGGTGGCGTGCGCAAGCGATCTTCTAACTTCTTTAGGACTTCCGCACAGGCTAGTAATGCTGTGTACCGGGGATCTGGGATTTAGCGCAGCAAAAACGATAGACCTGGAAGTCTGGCTTCCCGGTCAGGGGAAATACCGCGAAATAAGCTCTGTTTCCAACACAAGAGACTTTCAGGCAAGACGTGCCAAAATAAGATACAAAGAGGGTAAAAAAAACCTCCTTGTCCATACCCTCAACGGCTCAAGTCTCGCGGTTGGAAGAACTCTAATAGCTATTATGGAAAACTACCAGACAAAAGAGGGACATATAGAGATACCAAAAGTATTGAGAAAATATTTATAA
- the der gene encoding ribosome biogenesis GTPase Der produces the protein MKKIAIVGKPNVGKSSLFNRILKRRDAIISEVAGTTRDIKKRVVTIGEKEAELIDTGGIEDRDELFEKVKEKALKSAEEADIILYMVDGRVVPDENDKKLFRSLQKLGKDIALVINKIDNDRLEENVWEFYSFGAKNIFPISVSHNRKVKKLLDWIEQKLPKEKKLVLEEDELDFDSFLEEFETPRKEEESNLINVAIIGRVNVGKSSLLNALLKEERAVVSDIAGTTIDPIDEAVVYNDKIITFIDTAGIRRRGKILGIEKYALNRTEKMLERADIALLVLDASEGFAEQDEKIAGLVDKYKLGCIIVLNKWDKAEKSYEEAVKEVRSRFKFLSYAPIVTVSAKTKKRVHKLFDLVLKIYKNYSQWIPTSQLNRVIKEAVQRHAIPGYYGKSVNILFATQFDTKPPKIALIMNRPEGLHFSYKRYLINKLRENFDLEGTPVILVPRKRGEREEIEEESHQ, from the coding sequence ATGAAAAAAATAGCAATAGTAGGAAAACCCAATGTGGGCAAAAGCTCGCTTTTTAACAGAATACTCAAAAGAAGAGACGCCATCATTTCAGAAGTTGCCGGCACAACAAGAGATATCAAAAAAAGAGTTGTAACTATCGGCGAAAAAGAGGCAGAACTTATTGATACAGGCGGTATCGAAGACAGAGATGAACTTTTTGAAAAAGTAAAAGAGAAGGCTTTAAAGAGTGCCGAAGAGGCAGATATCATTCTTTACATGGTAGACGGGCGGGTTGTACCGGATGAAAATGACAAAAAACTGTTCCGATCACTCCAAAAACTCGGTAAAGATATTGCGCTTGTAATAAATAAAATAGATAATGACAGGCTTGAAGAAAATGTATGGGAGTTTTACTCTTTCGGTGCAAAAAATATATTTCCTATTTCCGTATCACACAACAGAAAAGTAAAAAAACTGCTCGACTGGATAGAACAAAAACTTCCGAAAGAAAAAAAACTTGTTCTCGAAGAGGATGAGCTCGACTTCGACTCTTTTCTCGAAGAGTTTGAAACACCTCGAAAAGAAGAGGAATCAAACCTGATAAATGTAGCTATAATAGGGCGTGTAAATGTAGGCAAAAGTTCTCTTCTAAACGCTCTTTTAAAAGAGGAAAGAGCCGTGGTAAGCGATATTGCCGGTACAACGATCGACCCTATCGACGAAGCGGTTGTCTACAACGACAAAATCATAACATTTATAGATACAGCCGGCATCAGAAGAAGAGGAAAAATCCTGGGCATTGAAAAATATGCTCTGAATAGAACTGAAAAAATGTTGGAACGTGCTGATATCGCCCTATTGGTTCTGGATGCAAGCGAGGGTTTTGCAGAACAGGACGAAAAGATCGCCGGTCTCGTAGACAAATACAAGCTTGGATGCATTATAGTTCTCAACAAATGGGATAAAGCTGAAAAAAGTTATGAAGAAGCCGTCAAAGAAGTAAGGAGCAGATTCAAATTCTTAAGCTATGCACCGATAGTAACCGTTTCTGCAAAAACCAAAAAAAGAGTACACAAACTTTTTGACCTAGTTTTGAAAATCTATAAAAACTACTCGCAATGGATACCAACTTCCCAATTGAATCGTGTTATCAAAGAAGCGGTACAAAGACATGCGATTCCGGGGTATTACGGCAAATCTGTAAATATACTTTTTGCAACACAGTTTGATACAAAACCTCCCAAAATCGCACTGATTATGAACAGACCCGAAGGGCTGCACTTCAGTTATAAAAGATACCTGATAAACAAACTGAGAGAAAATTTCGACCTTGAAGGAACACCTGTGATTTTGGTTCCTAGAAAAAGAGGCGAGCGAGAAGAGATAGAAGAAGAGAGTCATCAGTGA
- a CDS encoding gamma-glutamyl-gamma-aminobutyrate hydrolase family protein yields MACRVAVTGSDRGSAIAWSFIKFLLRLHKTRPFFVSPSNFKETIDFDALVISGGIDISPSVYGKKTEIAKTDPKRDAMEMKLLENALKRNIPVLGICRGMQMINVFYGGTLHLEIHELDLNRPHPKTPLPKKKIFINPHTKLREILKVDECSVNALHHQAIEKIAPKLIAAAHDENGITQAIEHQNERFVMGVQWHPEFLPYSPLQRRIFKAFVKNIKDLYNK; encoded by the coding sequence GTGGCTTGTCGCGTAGCAGTAACTGGCTCTGACAGGGGAAGCGCCATAGCATGGAGTTTTATAAAATTTTTGCTGAGACTTCACAAAACCAGACCTTTTTTCGTTTCACCCTCAAATTTTAAAGAGACTATCGATTTCGATGCACTCGTAATTTCTGGCGGCATAGATATTTCACCCTCTGTTTACGGCAAAAAAACAGAAATTGCAAAAACTGACCCAAAACGCGATGCAATGGAGATGAAACTGCTTGAGAATGCACTAAAAAGAAATATACCTGTTCTGGGTATTTGCAGAGGAATGCAGATGATAAATGTCTTTTACGGCGGAACACTCCATCTTGAGATACATGAGCTTGATCTGAACCGTCCACATCCCAAAACTCCTCTTCCAAAAAAGAAAATTTTCATAAACCCCCATACAAAATTAAGAGAGATCCTAAAGGTAGATGAGTGCAGTGTAAATGCACTCCACCATCAGGCTATAGAAAAGATTGCTCCAAAACTTATAGCTGCTGCACATGATGAAAACGGTATAACCCAGGCTATAGAACACCAAAACGAGAGATTTGTTATGGGAGTTCAATGGCATCCTGAGTTCCTGCCCTACTCGCCTCTTCAACGCCGTATTTTCAAAGCTTTTGTTAAAAATATAAAAGATTTATACAATAAATAG
- the crcB gene encoding fluoride efflux transporter CrcB gives MNFQIILAVGIGGFFGAISRFVLSTWIQKLSGSFFPFGTLSVNILGSFIIGFLAMYFENVISPTQKALVITGFLGALTTFSTFSFETVMMLQSSMYSRALWNILLNVTFCIAATVAGIIIFKKIYG, from the coding sequence ATGAACTTCCAGATAATACTCGCAGTAGGCATCGGAGGCTTTTTCGGTGCCATCAGCCGTTTTGTCCTATCGACCTGGATTCAGAAACTTAGCGGTTCATTTTTTCCATTTGGTACTTTAAGCGTAAATATTTTGGGAAGTTTTATTATAGGATTTCTGGCAATGTATTTTGAAAATGTGATTTCACCGACACAAAAAGCTCTTGTAATAACAGGGTTTCTGGGTGCGCTCACAACATTTTCTACGTTCAGCTTTGAGACTGTAATGATGCTACAAAGCTCTATGTACAGCAGAGCTTTGTGGAATATCCTTTTAAACGTAACTTTTTGTATAGCGGCAACTGTTGCGGGAATAATCATTTTTAAAAAAATATACGGTTAG
- a CDS encoding DUF3108 domain-containing protein yields MRLVAVIIFLSLSLSAQIIEAEYRVGYGLFGKVGNSKAFFEKKDRIYRIRVVAKATGFAKVLSGGRVEIYESRGKVIDGILVPLVYKKEKITSNKYESKLYKFDHENRKIYLRTIYIKNGKTDKDVKEVLKYYAKEDVLSLYFNLKKYFEKEKKEHYTFFAVGGNRKDGRVDVEIPKGKKLQKLRRLMGNIEGKYLTVTLNQKIFASKKGELFIVMDSDGITKKALLKDVVLFGDITGKLVRKRVVGE; encoded by the coding sequence ATGAGACTTGTTGCAGTAATAATTTTTTTATCTCTCTCTTTGAGTGCACAGATAATCGAGGCTGAATACCGTGTAGGGTACGGTCTGTTTGGGAAAGTGGGCAATTCTAAGGCTTTTTTTGAAAAAAAAGACCGTATATATCGAATTCGCGTTGTGGCAAAAGCTACAGGATTTGCAAAGGTTTTGAGCGGAGGAAGAGTCGAGATATATGAAAGTAGAGGAAAAGTTATAGACGGTATATTGGTACCGCTTGTATATAAAAAAGAGAAAATAACTAGTAATAAATATGAGTCCAAATTATATAAATTTGACCATGAAAACAGAAAGATATATCTTAGGACAATCTATATAAAAAACGGCAAAACAGACAAAGATGTAAAAGAGGTTTTAAAATATTATGCCAAAGAGGATGTGCTTAGCCTATATTTTAATCTTAAAAAATATTTTGAAAAAGAGAAAAAAGAGCACTACACATTTTTTGCCGTGGGCGGAAACAGAAAAGACGGCAGAGTCGATGTAGAGATTCCAAAAGGTAAAAAACTACAGAAACTGCGCAGACTCATGGGCAATATAGAAGGAAAATATCTTACTGTCACTCTAAATCAGAAGATTTTCGCAAGTAAAAAAGGAGAGCTTTTTATCGTAATGGATAGTGACGGTATAACGAAAAAAGCGCTTCTCAAAGATGTAGTGCTGTTTGGAGATATTACCGGAAAACTGGTTAGGAAGAGAGTAGTTGGGGAGTGA
- a CDS encoding mechanosensitive ion channel domain-containing protein encodes MKLFLTIFLFFATLFAADINTTLLSETNATKIYESLMQNIEKSSSPEAKLQKTLVLKIKKIPYESLKIPDFSKLKIRNQNEFIENFYKLIEIRAKQKKLSNEIKNFKKEIENIKKEISSKDTNATDLLTLQLEYAYHYKKLQQIKKDIEYIDKNFYFWLEYILKKLENIKFDAKKAKSSISYYNKKISYIDKQLDKLEIEKQRWELLGNKTNLESTKKQIATYLKQKDIYLKRVIKKELILFFDALKKKDDPIFKYSADIELTAAKLSTLGKEMEEALAEGLNYAIKIYLGETQAYIHQTKELVKKFLQKNTLFDVPLYKFALALGTFLIFLVFRKIFTLVIIKSLKQIVAKTKTSIDDRMLAIVSEPLKFAFIIIGFYLAVKIMGIETEAVYKIVRTMVIFSIFWLFYDSVLVFDKAIYNFAKKFGRDLYREIGSFFVKTIKIFIVAVGLVAILQEWNINVSAFIASLGLGGLAFALAAKDTAANLFGGLTILADKSLKIDDWIKVGDVEGTVEDIGLRTTKVRTFEKSLVTVPNQIIANNPIENFSRRNIRRIKMRIGLTYDTSEKTMQNILKDIRNMLKSHPGIDKNATMLINFDRFEDSSLSIFIYTFTNTAVWAEYMNIREDVNLKIMKIVEDNGAEFAFPSQSIYVEKLPEEK; translated from the coding sequence GTGAAACTGTTTTTGACAATATTTCTATTTTTCGCGACACTCTTTGCAGCGGATATAAATACCACTCTACTTTCGGAGACCAATGCTACAAAAATATATGAATCTTTAATGCAAAATATAGAAAAAAGCTCCTCACCGGAAGCAAAGCTTCAAAAAACTCTGGTTTTGAAAATCAAAAAAATTCCATATGAAAGTTTGAAAATACCTGATTTTTCAAAACTGAAAATCAGAAATCAAAACGAGTTTATAGAAAATTTTTACAAACTTATAGAGATCAGAGCAAAACAGAAAAAACTGTCCAATGAGATCAAAAATTTTAAAAAAGAGATTGAAAATATCAAAAAAGAGATCTCTTCAAAAGATACAAATGCAACAGATCTGTTGACTCTTCAGCTTGAATACGCTTACCATTACAAAAAACTTCAGCAAATAAAAAAAGATATAGAGTATATCGACAAAAACTTTTACTTCTGGCTTGAATATATACTCAAAAAACTCGAAAATATAAAATTTGACGCAAAAAAAGCAAAAAGCAGCATCAGCTATTACAATAAAAAAATATCGTATATCGACAAGCAGCTCGACAAACTGGAAATCGAAAAACAAAGATGGGAACTTTTAGGAAACAAAACAAATCTAGAATCGACCAAAAAACAGATAGCCACATACCTCAAACAAAAGGATATCTATCTCAAAAGAGTTATAAAAAAAGAGCTTATTCTCTTTTTCGATGCGCTAAAGAAAAAAGATGACCCTATTTTCAAATATTCTGCAGATATAGAATTGACTGCAGCAAAATTATCAACACTTGGCAAAGAGATGGAGGAGGCGCTTGCCGAAGGTTTAAATTATGCTATTAAAATCTATCTGGGAGAGACCCAGGCCTATATACATCAAACAAAAGAGCTCGTAAAGAAATTTTTGCAAAAAAACACTCTTTTTGATGTTCCTCTCTACAAATTTGCCTTGGCACTGGGAACTTTTCTTATTTTTCTTGTTTTCAGAAAAATTTTTACTCTCGTCATAATAAAAAGCCTCAAACAGATTGTAGCAAAGACTAAAACAAGCATCGACGACCGTATGCTGGCCATAGTTTCGGAACCTCTCAAATTCGCTTTCATAATAATCGGTTTCTATCTGGCAGTAAAAATAATGGGTATTGAGACTGAAGCTGTTTATAAAATCGTAAGAACTATGGTTATATTTTCTATATTCTGGCTTTTTTACGATTCGGTGCTGGTTTTTGACAAAGCGATATATAACTTTGCAAAAAAATTCGGCAGAGACCTTTACAGAGAGATAGGCAGTTTCTTCGTAAAAACGATAAAGATATTTATAGTAGCCGTAGGTCTTGTAGCTATTCTGCAGGAATGGAATATCAATGTGAGCGCTTTTATCGCCTCTTTGGGTCTTGGGGGCCTTGCATTCGCTCTTGCCGCCAAAGATACGGCCGCAAATCTTTTCGGAGGGCTTACCATACTTGCAGACAAATCACTCAAAATAGACGACTGGATAAAAGTAGGAGATGTTGAGGGAACTGTCGAAGATATAGGGCTTAGAACAACAAAAGTAAGAACATTTGAAAAATCTTTAGTAACGGTTCCAAACCAGATAATTGCGAATAATCCTATAGAGAATTTTTCGAGACGAAATATCAGACGAATAAAGATGCGCATAGGCCTTACATACGACACTTCTGAAAAAACGATGCAAAACATCCTGAAAGATATAAGAAATATGTTAAAATCCCATCCGGGAATTGATAAAAACGCTACAATGCTTATAAATTTCGACCGATTTGAAGACAGCAGTCTCTCTATTTTCATATATACTTTTACTAATACGGCAGTATGGGCCGAGTATATGAATATAAGAGAAGACGTAAATCTGAAGATTATGAAAATTGTAGAAGATAACGGCGCCGAGTTTGCATTCCCAAGCCAATCAATCTATGTAGAAAAACTACCAGAGGAAAAATGA
- a CDS encoding amidoligase family protein, producing MSEISKQTFMMPPLIYTEDNKPRHTGFEIEFSGLKPKETAALIVQTFGGYMHTVSDYIIEVRDTPYGTFSVYLDYTYLRTMEFKKSLLKLGFDEDEKELSEFVEDFLVSISETVVPYEITTPPIPFNDIQKIEVLKEAMRKKGALGTKASLFYAFGMHINIQTPSFKAGIILDILRAFIILYEWIKEKSEVDLTRKLTFYIAPFKRDYMLLILDKDYNPGISRLIDDYIFYNPTRKRALDLLPLFAYLDRDRVFSIDELKNQKILPRPAFHYRLPNSRIDEKEWSIAKEWNYWVEVEKLAFNKEKLAFMSAEYRSFLDSPLYLLTPLWVKKVDEWLVA from the coding sequence ATGTCTGAAATATCAAAACAAACATTTATGATGCCGCCTCTTATATATACTGAAGACAATAAACCCAGACACACAGGATTTGAAATAGAATTCAGCGGACTCAAACCAAAAGAGACTGCGGCACTTATAGTACAGACATTTGGCGGCTATATGCACACTGTATCAGATTATATTATAGAAGTCAGAGATACTCCTTATGGCACATTCAGTGTATATCTTGACTACACTTATTTAAGGACTATGGAATTCAAAAAATCTCTTCTTAAACTGGGTTTTGATGAAGATGAAAAAGAACTTAGTGAATTTGTAGAGGATTTTTTAGTATCCATATCCGAAACAGTTGTTCCTTATGAGATAACTACTCCACCGATCCCTTTCAATGATATTCAAAAAATAGAAGTCCTGAAAGAAGCTATGAGAAAAAAAGGAGCACTTGGGACAAAAGCATCTCTGTTCTACGCATTTGGTATGCATATAAACATTCAGACTCCCTCTTTTAAAGCCGGTATTATACTTGATATTTTAAGAGCTTTTATTATTCTGTATGAGTGGATAAAAGAAAAGAGCGAAGTTGACCTTACAAGAAAACTTACATTTTACATAGCACCTTTTAAAAGAGATTATATGCTACTTATTCTGGATAAAGATTACAATCCCGGCATTTCAAGGCTTATAGATGATTATATATTTTACAACCCCACAAGAAAAAGAGCGCTTGATTTGCTTCCGCTCTTTGCCTATTTGGACAGGGATAGAGTATTTTCCATCGATGAGTTAAAAAATCAAAAAATATTACCAAGACCGGCTTTTCATTACAGACTGCCAAACTCTCGTATAGACGAAAAGGAGTGGAGTATAGCAAAAGAGTGGAACTACTGGGTAGAAGTTGAAAAGCTGGCATTCAATAAAGAAAAATTGGCCTTTATGTCAGCAGAGTACAGAAGTTTTCTGGACTCCCCGCTTTATCTGCTGACACCTTTATGGGTAAAAAAGGTAGACGAGTGGCTTGTCGCGTAG
- the kdsA gene encoding 3-deoxy-8-phosphooctulonate synthase, with product MILIAGPCVIESKEQIFKIAADLKEFDEAEDIDFYFKASYDKANRTSLESYRGPGLRKGLEILGEVKKEFGYKILTDVHETSQVEQVAEVADVLQIPAFLCRQTDLLVAAAKTDRVVNIKKGQFMNPADMKYSVLKVLKSRDVGHWKLDIGERENVNYETGKKAGIWLTERGSTFGYGNLVVDMRSLVVMRDFAPVIFDATHSVQMPGGAQGKSGGKREFVAPLSRAAAAVGVDGFFFETHYDPENALSDGPNMLKLDELKRCVEDIRKIENAIGV from the coding sequence ATGATATTGATAGCCGGCCCATGTGTGATAGAATCAAAAGAGCAGATTTTTAAAATTGCTGCTGATTTGAAAGAGTTCGATGAAGCAGAAGATATAGATTTTTATTTCAAAGCAAGTTATGATAAGGCCAACAGGACAAGTTTAGAGAGCTACAGAGGGCCTGGTCTGAGAAAAGGACTTGAAATCCTTGGCGAAGTCAAAAAAGAGTTCGGTTACAAGATATTAACAGATGTTCATGAAACCTCTCAGGTAGAGCAGGTTGCCGAAGTTGCCGATGTTTTACAGATACCTGCATTTCTTTGCAGACAGACTGATCTACTGGTTGCAGCAGCTAAGACAGATAGGGTTGTAAATATCAAGAAAGGGCAGTTTATGAATCCTGCCGATATGAAATACAGTGTTTTGAAAGTATTGAAAAGCAGAGATGTGGGACATTGGAAATTGGACATTGGTGAGAGAGAAAATGTAAATTATGAAACAGGTAAAAAAGCGGGTATTTGGCTTACTGAAAGAGGTTCTACTTTCGGATATGGCAATCTGGTAGTTGATATGAGAAGTCTGGTTGTTATGAGAGATTTTGCGCCGGTTATATTTGATGCAACACATTCTGTTCAGATGCCCGGAGGAGCACAGGGAAAGAGTGGAGGTAAAAGAGAGTTTGTCGCTCCTCTTTCACGTGCAGCAGCTGCGGTAGGTGTTGATGGATTTTTTTTCGAAACCCATTACGATCCTGAAAATGCACTGAGCGATGGGCCGAATATGTTAAAATTGGATGAATTGAAAAGATGTGTTGAAGATATAAGAAAAATAGAAAATGCAATAGGAGTTTAA
- a CDS encoding DUF190 domain-containing protein, whose amino-acid sequence MKRYMGPRKVLKIYIDNEDTYKSNPLWEEILKSAKKSGIAGATVYKAAAGMGAHSTIQTFNVWSMSQKLPVVIEMIDKEDKIMSFLRSIEHMIEEGLVTLSDVDVIMYKHPKL is encoded by the coding sequence ATGAAAAGATATATGGGTCCCAGAAAGGTACTGAAGATATATATAGATAACGAAGATACTTATAAGTCAAATCCACTATGGGAGGAGATACTTAAAAGTGCAAAAAAATCAGGTATTGCAGGGGCCACCGTATACAAAGCAGCAGCCGGAATGGGTGCACACTCGACGATTCAGACTTTTAATGTATGGAGTATGAGCCAAAAACTTCCCGTAGTTATAGAGATGATAGACAAAGAGGACAAAATTATGAGTTTCTTAAGAAGTATCGAACACATGATTGAGGAAGGACTCGTTACACTCTCGGATGTTGACGTGATAATGTATAAACATCCAAAGCTTTAA
- the trpS gene encoding tryptophan--tRNA ligase translates to MRIVSGMRPTGKLHLGHYLGVLKNWVKLQNENDCFFFVADWHALSTSYEDKLNLKKLTKELVKDWIAAGIDPEKSVLFVQSDIKEHAELYVLLNMITPLGWLERNPTYKDQLQQLEGKDIHTAGFLTYPVLQTSDIILYDAQAVPIGEDQRPHIEIAREIVRRFHHLFECEVFTEPKELLSPTPRLQGLDGRKMSKSYNNAIYLTDTKEEIWSKLRTAKTDPQRVKRTDPGDPEVCLVYDYHKEFSDEEMVQKVAEGCKTAAIGCVDCKKMCLESIERVLEPIRERREKLDEEYIDSVIENGNKKAKIVASKKMEAVNRAVFEIKCNIEN, encoded by the coding sequence ATGCGGATAGTAAGTGGAATGAGACCTACTGGAAAATTACATCTTGGACACTACCTTGGTGTTTTGAAGAACTGGGTAAAACTTCAAAATGAAAACGACTGTTTTTTCTTTGTAGCAGACTGGCATGCACTTTCAACAAGTTATGAGGACAAACTCAATCTCAAAAAGCTCACTAAAGAGCTTGTCAAAGACTGGATTGCAGCTGGAATAGATCCTGAAAAAAGTGTTCTATTTGTACAAAGTGATATAAAAGAGCATGCGGAACTTTACGTACTTTTAAATATGATAACGCCACTTGGATGGCTTGAGAGAAACCCTACTTATAAAGATCAGCTTCAGCAACTGGAAGGAAAAGATATCCATACGGCAGGTTTCCTCACATATCCTGTTTTGCAGACATCAGACATTATTCTTTACGATGCGCAAGCAGTTCCGATAGGCGAAGATCAAAGACCACATATTGAGATCGCAAGAGAGATAGTCAGACGTTTTCACCATCTCTTTGAGTGTGAAGTTTTTACAGAACCCAAAGAGCTGCTCAGTCCTACTCCTAGACTTCAGGGACTTGACGGCAGAAAAATGAGCAAAAGCTATAACAATGCCATATACCTTACCGATACAAAAGAGGAGATATGGAGTAAACTGAGAACTGCCAAAACAGATCCTCAAAGAGTCAAGAGAACAGACCCTGGAGATCCTGAAGTCTGCCTTGTATACGACTACCACAAAGAGTTCAGCGATGAAGAGATGGTTCAAAAAGTAGCCGAGGGCTGCAAAACTGCGGCTATAGGTTGCGTAGATTGCAAAAAAATGTGTCTTGAATCCATCGAGAGAGTACTGGAACCAATTAGAGAGAGAAGAGAAAAACTGGATGAGGAGTATATCGACTCTGTCATAGAAAATGGAAACAAAAAGGCAAAAATTGTAGCTTCCAAAAAGATGGAAGCAGTCAACAGGGCTGTTTTTGAAATAAAGTGTAATATTGAGAATTGA
- a CDS encoding DMT family transporter: protein MTRIDRGILYMLLASFLFAGMGVFAKLLSESLSSLEVVFFRNIFGVFIVAATLLGKPMKHEGGKPWLLIFRGLMGFVALLCFFYNIAHIPLGEAMTYSKTSPIFTALFAYLFLKEKLGLKGWLALFLGFLGIVFIAKPFGTGFDRYDILGILSGVGAALAYTSIRELKKYYDTRAIVLSFMLVGTVGPLILMALSEYVQIKELDFVFGRFVMPEGIMWVYIVCMGFLATFAQIFMTKAYGVTKAGIAGAVSYSNIVFSIIMGYLFLGDLLPDIVTATGIALIVIAGIAVAKEGKIKA, encoded by the coding sequence TTGACAAGAATTGACAGGGGTATTTTATATATGCTTTTAGCATCCTTTCTTTTTGCGGGGATGGGAGTTTTTGCAAAGCTTTTAAGTGAGAGTCTGAGCTCTCTGGAGGTGGTTTTTTTCAGAAATATTTTCGGGGTTTTTATAGTTGCAGCAACACTGCTAGGCAAGCCTATGAAGCATGAAGGAGGAAAGCCCTGGCTTTTGATATTCAGAGGATTAATGGGGTTTGTGGCGCTTCTGTGTTTTTTTTACAATATAGCTCATATTCCCCTTGGTGAAGCTATGACGTACTCTAAAACCTCCCCTATATTTACCGCACTTTTTGCATATCTTTTTTTGAAAGAAAAGTTGGGTTTAAAAGGATGGCTGGCACTTTTTTTGGGTTTTTTGGGAATAGTTTTTATTGCAAAACCTTTCGGAACAGGCTTTGATAGATATGATATTCTGGGGATTTTAAGCGGGGTAGGGGCTGCTCTTGCGTATACCTCTATCAGAGAGCTAAAAAAATATTACGATACAAGAGCGATAGTACTCTCTTTTATGCTTGTTGGAACAGTAGGCCCTCTGATACTGATGGCACTGTCAGAATATGTTCAGATAAAAGAGCTTGACTTTGTATTCGGAAGATTTGTTATGCCTGAAGGTATTATGTGGGTTTATATCGTCTGTATGGGATTTTTGGCAACTTTTGCACAGATTTTTATGACAAAAGCTTACGGAGTTACCAAAGCCGGAATTGCAGGGGCTGTCAGTTATTCGAATATAGTTTTTTCCATAATTATGGGATATCTATTTTTGGGTGATCTTCTTCCGGATATCGTAACCGCAACCGGGATAGCTTTGATTGTCATAGCCGGGATAGCTGTGGCGAAAGAAGGCAAAATAAAAGCTTGA